The following coding sequences lie in one Paramormyrops kingsleyae isolate MSU_618 chromosome 15, PKINGS_0.4, whole genome shotgun sequence genomic window:
- the exoc1 gene encoding exocyst complex component 1 isoform X3, protein MTAIKHALQRDIFTPNDERLLGIVNVCKAGKKKKNCFLCATVTTERPVQVKVVKVKKSDKGDFYKRQVAWELRDLTMVDAKDANKENPEFDLHFEKVYKWVASSTAEKNSFISCIWKLNQRYLRKKVEFVNVSSQLLEESVPSGESQSVTGGDEDSLDDYQELNAREEQDIESMMEVCEYAISNAEAFAEKLASELQVLDGANIHSIMASEKQVNILMQLLDEALAEVDTIEGKLSSYEEMLQSVKDQMDQISQSNRLIQLSNTNNMRLLEEIDFLVNYMDLSKGHIRALQDGDLSSPKGIEACINASEALLQCMNVALRPGHDRLMAVKQQHQLFAELRDHFARRLTNHLNNVFVHQFNHFSHFRMTIPQFYRASYLSLPGHDQTSSLTQHAAELTLPKHNPLHRDLLRYAKLMEWLKVTQWEKYEGLMATYVEYMARLYEREIKDFFEVAKLKMVGTSKEGKKFATTYATLPRKESALKQDTESLHGSSGKLTGSTSSLNKLAVQTSNSRRSQSSSLLDMGNMSASDLDVADRTKFDKIFEQVLSELEPLCLAEQDFISKFFKLQHVPTGEGHEVDGNLPSRQVAAGEHRHSMSSDKEVVRHMMNKIFQSIEIELNNLIALGDKMDSFHSLYMLVKMSHHVWTAENVDPASYLSTTLGNVLVTVKRNFDKCISTQIKQMEEVKISKKTKVGILPFVTGFEEFAELAETIFRSAERRGDLDKAYVKLIKAVYFNVEKVANESQKTPRDVVMMENFHHIFSTLSRLKISCLEAERREAKQKYTEHLQAYVINSLGQPLEKLNHFFEGVEARVAQGVREEEVGYQLAFNKQELRKVIKEYPGKEVKKGLDNLYKKVDKHLCEDENLLQVVWHSMQDEFICQYKHFQGLIDRCYPGSGITMDFTIQDILEYFSSIAQSH, encoded by the exons ATGACCGCCATCAAGCATGCACTGCAGAGGGACATCTTCACTCCCAATGATGAACGATTGCTGGGGATTGTGAACGtctgcaaagcagggaagaagaagaagaactgCTTCCTGTGTGCAACAG tgaCCACAGAGCGACCAGTGCAGGTGAAGGTGGTGAAAGTGAAGAAGTCTGATAAAGGGGACTTCTACAAACGTCAGGTGGCATGGGAGCTGAGGGACCTGACGATGGTGGATGCCAAAGATGCCAACAAG GAAAATCCAGAGTTTGACCTTCATTTTGAGAAGGTCTACAAATGGGTGGCCAGCAGCACGGCTGAGAAGAACTCATTCATTTCTTGCATATGGAAACTCAACCAGAGGTACCTGAGAAAAAAGGTGGAGTTTGTGAACGTCAGCTCTCAGTTACTGGAAG AGTCTGTCCCCAGCGGAGAgagccagagtgtgacgggggGAGATGAAGACTCACTGGACGATTACCAGGAGCTGAACGCCCGTGAGGAGCAGGACATCGAGAGCATGATGGAAGTGTGTGAATATGCCATCTCCAACGCTGAAGCTTTCGCGGAGAAGCTGGCCAGCGAGCTGCAGGTTCTGGATGGG GCCAATATCCACTCAATCATGGCATCGGAGAAGCAGGTAAACATCTTGATGCAGCTGCTGGACGAGGCTCTGGCTGAGGTGGACACCATCGAGGGGAAGCTGAGCAGCTATGAGGAGATGCTGCAGAGCGTAAAGGACCAAATGGACCAAATCTCCCAGAGTAACCGTCTCATTCAGCTGAGCAACACCAACAACATGCGACTCCTGGAGGAGATCGATTTTTTGGTG AACTACATGGACCTGTCCAAGGGTCACATCCGTGCTCTTCAGGATGGAGACCTGTCTTCACCCAAGGGGATTGAAGCCTGTATCAATGCTTCAGAAGCTCTGTTGCAGTGCATGAACGTAGCACTCAGGCCAG GACATGATAGGCTGATggcggtgaagcagcagcaccagctcttTGCGGAGCTAAGAGATCATTTCGCACGCAGACTGACCAACCATCTGAACAACGTGTTTGTCCATCAG ttcAACCACTTCAGCCACTTCAGAATGACAATTCCTCAGTTCTATAGGGCCTCCTATTTGTCGCTTCCT gGTCATGACCAGACCTCAAGCCTTACCCAACACGCGGCCGAGCTCACGCTCCCCAAACACAACCCCCTGCACCGAGACCTGCTGCGCTACGCCAAGCTCATGGAGTGGCTGAAGGTCACCCAATGGGAGAAGTATGAAGGCCTGATGGCG ACTTACGTTGAATACATGGCAAGATTGTACGAACGAGAAATTAAAGATTTCTTCGAAGTGGCCAAGCTCAAAATGGTGGGCACAAGCAAGGAGGGGAAAAAGTTCG CGACGACATATG CCACGCTTCCGCGGAAAGAGAGCGCACTCAAACAGGACACTGAGA GCCTCCACGGCAGCTCAGGGAAACTCACTGGTTCCACCTCCAGCCTGAACAAGCTGGCGGTGCAGACCTCAAACAGCCGACGCTCGCAGTCTTCCTCGCTACTGGACATGGGCAACATGTCGGCCTCGGACCTGGATGTGGCCGACAGGACCAAGTTCGACAAG ATATTCGAGCAGGTCCTCAGTGAGTTGGAGCCCCTCTGTTTGGCAGAGCAGGATTTTATCAGCAAATTCTTCAAACTACAGCATGTCCCCACT GGCGAAGGCCACGAAGTGGATGGAAACCTGCCTTCGCGGCAGGTGGCAGCCGGAGAACACAGGCACTCTATGTCATCAGA TAAGGAAGTGGTGCGACATATGATGAACAAGATCTTTCAAAGCATAGAGATTGAGTTGAATAACCTCATTGCTCTTGGAGACAAGATGGACAGCTTCCACTCGCTCTACATGCTGGTGAAGATGAGTCATCACGTGTGGACAGCAGAGAACGTGGACCCTGCATCCTACCTGAGCACCACCCTTGGCAATGTTCTTGTTACCGTGAAGAGGAACTTTGACAAATGCATT TCAACTCAGATAAagcagatggaggaggtgaAGATCTCCAAGAAGACCAAGGTGGGCATCCTGCCCTTCGTCACAGGGTTTGAGGAGTTCGCTGAGTTGGCCGAGACGATCTTCCGCAGTGCAGAGCGCCGTGGGGACCTGGATAAGGCTTATGTGAAGCTCATCAAGGCCGTGTATTTCAATG TGGAGAAGGTAGCGAACGAAAGTCAGAAGACGCCTAGAGATGTGGTGATGATGGAGAACTTCCACCACATCTTCTCGACACTGTCCCGACTAAAGATCTCCTGCCTGGAGGCAGAGAGGCGGGAGGCTAAACAGAAGTATACGGAGCATCTGCAAGCCTACGTCATCAACTCCCTGGGACAGCCGCTAGAGAAACTCAAT CATTTCTTTGAGGGTGTGGAAGCTCGAGTGGCCCAGGGGGTACGTGAGGAGGAAGTAGGCTACCAGCTGGCCTTCAACAAGCAGGAGCTGCGCAAGGTCATCAAGGAGTACCCTGGCAAGGAGGTGAAGAAGGGCCTGGACAACCTGTACAAGAAGGTGGACAAACATCTGTGTGAGGATGAGAACCTGTTACAG GTGGTGTGGCACTCCATGCAGGATGAGTTCATCTGTCAGTATAAGCACTTTCAGGGCCTGATTGACCGCTGCTACCCAGGCTCTGGAATCACCATGGATTTCACCATTCAGGACATACTGGAGTACTTCTCCAGCATCGCCCAGTCACACTGA
- the exoc1 gene encoding exocyst complex component 1 isoform X9, with amino-acid sequence MTAIKHALQRDIFTPNDERLLGIVNVCKAGKKKKNCFLCATVTTERPVQVKVVKVKKSDKGDFYKRQVAWELRDLTMVDAKDANKENPEFDLHFEKVYKWVASSTAEKNSFISCIWKLNQRYLRKKVEFVNVSSQLLEESVPSGESQSVTGGDEDSLDDYQELNAREEQDIESMMEVCEYAISNAEAFAEKLASELQVLDGANIHSIMASEKQVNILMQLLDEALAEVDTIEGKLSSYEEMLQSVKDQMDQISQSNRLIQLSNTNNMRLLEEIDFLVNYMDLSKGHIRALQDGDLSSPKGIEACINASEALLQCMNVALRPGHDRLMAVKQQHQLFAELRDHFARRLTNHLNNVFVHQGHDQTSSLTQHAAELTLPKHNPLHRDLLRYAKLMEWLKVTQWEKYEGLMATYVEYMARLYEREIKDFFEVAKLKMVGTSKEGKKFGLHGSSGKLTGSTSSLNKLAVQTSNSRRSQSSSLLDMGNMSASDLDVADRTKFDKIFEQVLSELEPLCLAEQDFISKFFKLQHVPTGEGHEVDGNLPSRQVAAGEHRHSMSSDKEVVRHMMNKIFQSIEIELNNLIALGDKMDSFHSLYMLVKMSHHVWTAENVDPASYLSTTLGNVLVTVKRNFDKCISTQIKQMEEVKISKKTKVGILPFVTGFEEFAELAETIFRSAERRGDLDKAYVKLIKAVYFNVEKVANESQKTPRDVVMMENFHHIFSTLSRLKISCLEAERREAKQKYTEHLQAYVINSLGQPLEKLNHFFEGVEARVAQGVREEEVGYQLAFNKQELRKVIKEYPGKEVKKGLDNLYKKVDKHLCEDENLLQVVWHSMQDEFICQYKHFQGLIDRCYPGSGITMDFTIQDILEYFSSIAQSH; translated from the exons ATGACCGCCATCAAGCATGCACTGCAGAGGGACATCTTCACTCCCAATGATGAACGATTGCTGGGGATTGTGAACGtctgcaaagcagggaagaagaagaagaactgCTTCCTGTGTGCAACAG tgaCCACAGAGCGACCAGTGCAGGTGAAGGTGGTGAAAGTGAAGAAGTCTGATAAAGGGGACTTCTACAAACGTCAGGTGGCATGGGAGCTGAGGGACCTGACGATGGTGGATGCCAAAGATGCCAACAAG GAAAATCCAGAGTTTGACCTTCATTTTGAGAAGGTCTACAAATGGGTGGCCAGCAGCACGGCTGAGAAGAACTCATTCATTTCTTGCATATGGAAACTCAACCAGAGGTACCTGAGAAAAAAGGTGGAGTTTGTGAACGTCAGCTCTCAGTTACTGGAAG AGTCTGTCCCCAGCGGAGAgagccagagtgtgacgggggGAGATGAAGACTCACTGGACGATTACCAGGAGCTGAACGCCCGTGAGGAGCAGGACATCGAGAGCATGATGGAAGTGTGTGAATATGCCATCTCCAACGCTGAAGCTTTCGCGGAGAAGCTGGCCAGCGAGCTGCAGGTTCTGGATGGG GCCAATATCCACTCAATCATGGCATCGGAGAAGCAGGTAAACATCTTGATGCAGCTGCTGGACGAGGCTCTGGCTGAGGTGGACACCATCGAGGGGAAGCTGAGCAGCTATGAGGAGATGCTGCAGAGCGTAAAGGACCAAATGGACCAAATCTCCCAGAGTAACCGTCTCATTCAGCTGAGCAACACCAACAACATGCGACTCCTGGAGGAGATCGATTTTTTGGTG AACTACATGGACCTGTCCAAGGGTCACATCCGTGCTCTTCAGGATGGAGACCTGTCTTCACCCAAGGGGATTGAAGCCTGTATCAATGCTTCAGAAGCTCTGTTGCAGTGCATGAACGTAGCACTCAGGCCAG GACATGATAGGCTGATggcggtgaagcagcagcaccagctcttTGCGGAGCTAAGAGATCATTTCGCACGCAGACTGACCAACCATCTGAACAACGTGTTTGTCCATCAG gGTCATGACCAGACCTCAAGCCTTACCCAACACGCGGCCGAGCTCACGCTCCCCAAACACAACCCCCTGCACCGAGACCTGCTGCGCTACGCCAAGCTCATGGAGTGGCTGAAGGTCACCCAATGGGAGAAGTATGAAGGCCTGATGGCG ACTTACGTTGAATACATGGCAAGATTGTACGAACGAGAAATTAAAGATTTCTTCGAAGTGGCCAAGCTCAAAATGGTGGGCACAAGCAAGGAGGGGAAAAAGTTCG GCCTCCACGGCAGCTCAGGGAAACTCACTGGTTCCACCTCCAGCCTGAACAAGCTGGCGGTGCAGACCTCAAACAGCCGACGCTCGCAGTCTTCCTCGCTACTGGACATGGGCAACATGTCGGCCTCGGACCTGGATGTGGCCGACAGGACCAAGTTCGACAAG ATATTCGAGCAGGTCCTCAGTGAGTTGGAGCCCCTCTGTTTGGCAGAGCAGGATTTTATCAGCAAATTCTTCAAACTACAGCATGTCCCCACT GGCGAAGGCCACGAAGTGGATGGAAACCTGCCTTCGCGGCAGGTGGCAGCCGGAGAACACAGGCACTCTATGTCATCAGA TAAGGAAGTGGTGCGACATATGATGAACAAGATCTTTCAAAGCATAGAGATTGAGTTGAATAACCTCATTGCTCTTGGAGACAAGATGGACAGCTTCCACTCGCTCTACATGCTGGTGAAGATGAGTCATCACGTGTGGACAGCAGAGAACGTGGACCCTGCATCCTACCTGAGCACCACCCTTGGCAATGTTCTTGTTACCGTGAAGAGGAACTTTGACAAATGCATT TCAACTCAGATAAagcagatggaggaggtgaAGATCTCCAAGAAGACCAAGGTGGGCATCCTGCCCTTCGTCACAGGGTTTGAGGAGTTCGCTGAGTTGGCCGAGACGATCTTCCGCAGTGCAGAGCGCCGTGGGGACCTGGATAAGGCTTATGTGAAGCTCATCAAGGCCGTGTATTTCAATG TGGAGAAGGTAGCGAACGAAAGTCAGAAGACGCCTAGAGATGTGGTGATGATGGAGAACTTCCACCACATCTTCTCGACACTGTCCCGACTAAAGATCTCCTGCCTGGAGGCAGAGAGGCGGGAGGCTAAACAGAAGTATACGGAGCATCTGCAAGCCTACGTCATCAACTCCCTGGGACAGCCGCTAGAGAAACTCAAT CATTTCTTTGAGGGTGTGGAAGCTCGAGTGGCCCAGGGGGTACGTGAGGAGGAAGTAGGCTACCAGCTGGCCTTCAACAAGCAGGAGCTGCGCAAGGTCATCAAGGAGTACCCTGGCAAGGAGGTGAAGAAGGGCCTGGACAACCTGTACAAGAAGGTGGACAAACATCTGTGTGAGGATGAGAACCTGTTACAG GTGGTGTGGCACTCCATGCAGGATGAGTTCATCTGTCAGTATAAGCACTTTCAGGGCCTGATTGACCGCTGCTACCCAGGCTCTGGAATCACCATGGATTTCACCATTCAGGACATACTGGAGTACTTCTCCAGCATCGCCCAGTCACACTGA
- the exoc1 gene encoding exocyst complex component 1 isoform X5, whose product MTAIKHALQRDIFTPNDERLLGIVNVCKAGKKKKNCFLCATVTTERPVQVKVVKVKKSDKGDFYKRQVAWELRDLTMVDAKDANKENPEFDLHFEKVYKWVASSTAEKNSFISCIWKLNQRYLRKKVEFVNVSSQLLEELPKAEESVPSGESQSVTGGDEDSLDDYQELNAREEQDIESMMEVCEYAISNAEAFAEKLASELQVLDGANIHSIMASEKQVNILMQLLDEALAEVDTIEGKLSSYEEMLQSVKDQMDQISQSNRLIQLSNTNNMRLLEEIDFLVNYMDLSKGHIRALQDGDLSSPKGIEACINASEALLQCMNVALRPGHDRLMAVKQQHQLFAELRDHFARRLTNHLNNVFVHQGHDQTSSLTQHAAELTLPKHNPLHRDLLRYAKLMEWLKVTQWEKYEGLMATYVEYMARLYEREIKDFFEVAKLKMVGTSKEGKKFATTYATLPRKESALKQDTESLHGSSGKLTGSTSSLNKLAVQTSNSRRSQSSSLLDMGNMSASDLDVADRTKFDKIFEQVLSELEPLCLAEQDFISKFFKLQHVPTGEGHEVDGNLPSRQVAAGEHRHSMSSDKEVVRHMMNKIFQSIEIELNNLIALGDKMDSFHSLYMLVKMSHHVWTAENVDPASYLSTTLGNVLVTVKRNFDKCISTQIKQMEEVKISKKTKVGILPFVTGFEEFAELAETIFRSAERRGDLDKAYVKLIKAVYFNVEKVANESQKTPRDVVMMENFHHIFSTLSRLKISCLEAERREAKQKYTEHLQAYVINSLGQPLEKLNHFFEGVEARVAQGVREEEVGYQLAFNKQELRKVIKEYPGKEVKKGLDNLYKKVDKHLCEDENLLQVVWHSMQDEFICQYKHFQGLIDRCYPGSGITMDFTIQDILEYFSSIAQSH is encoded by the exons ATGACCGCCATCAAGCATGCACTGCAGAGGGACATCTTCACTCCCAATGATGAACGATTGCTGGGGATTGTGAACGtctgcaaagcagggaagaagaagaagaactgCTTCCTGTGTGCAACAG tgaCCACAGAGCGACCAGTGCAGGTGAAGGTGGTGAAAGTGAAGAAGTCTGATAAAGGGGACTTCTACAAACGTCAGGTGGCATGGGAGCTGAGGGACCTGACGATGGTGGATGCCAAAGATGCCAACAAG GAAAATCCAGAGTTTGACCTTCATTTTGAGAAGGTCTACAAATGGGTGGCCAGCAGCACGGCTGAGAAGAACTCATTCATTTCTTGCATATGGAAACTCAACCAGAGGTACCTGAGAAAAAAGGTGGAGTTTGTGAACGTCAGCTCTCAGTTACTGGAAG AGCTTCCTAAAGCGGAAG AGTCTGTCCCCAGCGGAGAgagccagagtgtgacgggggGAGATGAAGACTCACTGGACGATTACCAGGAGCTGAACGCCCGTGAGGAGCAGGACATCGAGAGCATGATGGAAGTGTGTGAATATGCCATCTCCAACGCTGAAGCTTTCGCGGAGAAGCTGGCCAGCGAGCTGCAGGTTCTGGATGGG GCCAATATCCACTCAATCATGGCATCGGAGAAGCAGGTAAACATCTTGATGCAGCTGCTGGACGAGGCTCTGGCTGAGGTGGACACCATCGAGGGGAAGCTGAGCAGCTATGAGGAGATGCTGCAGAGCGTAAAGGACCAAATGGACCAAATCTCCCAGAGTAACCGTCTCATTCAGCTGAGCAACACCAACAACATGCGACTCCTGGAGGAGATCGATTTTTTGGTG AACTACATGGACCTGTCCAAGGGTCACATCCGTGCTCTTCAGGATGGAGACCTGTCTTCACCCAAGGGGATTGAAGCCTGTATCAATGCTTCAGAAGCTCTGTTGCAGTGCATGAACGTAGCACTCAGGCCAG GACATGATAGGCTGATggcggtgaagcagcagcaccagctcttTGCGGAGCTAAGAGATCATTTCGCACGCAGACTGACCAACCATCTGAACAACGTGTTTGTCCATCAG gGTCATGACCAGACCTCAAGCCTTACCCAACACGCGGCCGAGCTCACGCTCCCCAAACACAACCCCCTGCACCGAGACCTGCTGCGCTACGCCAAGCTCATGGAGTGGCTGAAGGTCACCCAATGGGAGAAGTATGAAGGCCTGATGGCG ACTTACGTTGAATACATGGCAAGATTGTACGAACGAGAAATTAAAGATTTCTTCGAAGTGGCCAAGCTCAAAATGGTGGGCACAAGCAAGGAGGGGAAAAAGTTCG CGACGACATATG CCACGCTTCCGCGGAAAGAGAGCGCACTCAAACAGGACACTGAGA GCCTCCACGGCAGCTCAGGGAAACTCACTGGTTCCACCTCCAGCCTGAACAAGCTGGCGGTGCAGACCTCAAACAGCCGACGCTCGCAGTCTTCCTCGCTACTGGACATGGGCAACATGTCGGCCTCGGACCTGGATGTGGCCGACAGGACCAAGTTCGACAAG ATATTCGAGCAGGTCCTCAGTGAGTTGGAGCCCCTCTGTTTGGCAGAGCAGGATTTTATCAGCAAATTCTTCAAACTACAGCATGTCCCCACT GGCGAAGGCCACGAAGTGGATGGAAACCTGCCTTCGCGGCAGGTGGCAGCCGGAGAACACAGGCACTCTATGTCATCAGA TAAGGAAGTGGTGCGACATATGATGAACAAGATCTTTCAAAGCATAGAGATTGAGTTGAATAACCTCATTGCTCTTGGAGACAAGATGGACAGCTTCCACTCGCTCTACATGCTGGTGAAGATGAGTCATCACGTGTGGACAGCAGAGAACGTGGACCCTGCATCCTACCTGAGCACCACCCTTGGCAATGTTCTTGTTACCGTGAAGAGGAACTTTGACAAATGCATT TCAACTCAGATAAagcagatggaggaggtgaAGATCTCCAAGAAGACCAAGGTGGGCATCCTGCCCTTCGTCACAGGGTTTGAGGAGTTCGCTGAGTTGGCCGAGACGATCTTCCGCAGTGCAGAGCGCCGTGGGGACCTGGATAAGGCTTATGTGAAGCTCATCAAGGCCGTGTATTTCAATG TGGAGAAGGTAGCGAACGAAAGTCAGAAGACGCCTAGAGATGTGGTGATGATGGAGAACTTCCACCACATCTTCTCGACACTGTCCCGACTAAAGATCTCCTGCCTGGAGGCAGAGAGGCGGGAGGCTAAACAGAAGTATACGGAGCATCTGCAAGCCTACGTCATCAACTCCCTGGGACAGCCGCTAGAGAAACTCAAT CATTTCTTTGAGGGTGTGGAAGCTCGAGTGGCCCAGGGGGTACGTGAGGAGGAAGTAGGCTACCAGCTGGCCTTCAACAAGCAGGAGCTGCGCAAGGTCATCAAGGAGTACCCTGGCAAGGAGGTGAAGAAGGGCCTGGACAACCTGTACAAGAAGGTGGACAAACATCTGTGTGAGGATGAGAACCTGTTACAG GTGGTGTGGCACTCCATGCAGGATGAGTTCATCTGTCAGTATAAGCACTTTCAGGGCCTGATTGACCGCTGCTACCCAGGCTCTGGAATCACCATGGATTTCACCATTCAGGACATACTGGAGTACTTCTCCAGCATCGCCCAGTCACACTGA
- the exoc1 gene encoding exocyst complex component 1 isoform X4 — MTAIKHALQRDIFTPNDERLLGIVNVCKAGKKKKNCFLCATVTTERPVQVKVVKVKKSDKGDFYKRQVAWELRDLTMVDAKDANKENPEFDLHFEKVYKWVASSTAEKNSFISCIWKLNQRYLRKKVEFVNVSSQLLEELPKAEESVPSGESQSVTGGDEDSLDDYQELNAREEQDIESMMEVCEYAISNAEAFAEKLASELQVLDGANIHSIMASEKQVNILMQLLDEALAEVDTIEGKLSSYEEMLQSVKDQMDQISQSNRLIQLSNTNNMRLLEEIDFLVNYMDLSKGHIRALQDGDLSSPKGIEACINASEALLQCMNVALRPGHDRLMAVKQQHQLFAELRDHFARRLTNHLNNVFVHQFNHFSHFRMTIPQFYRASYLSLPGHDQTSSLTQHAAELTLPKHNPLHRDLLRYAKLMEWLKVTQWEKYEGLMATYVEYMARLYEREIKDFFEVAKLKMVGTSKEGKKFGLHGSSGKLTGSTSSLNKLAVQTSNSRRSQSSSLLDMGNMSASDLDVADRTKFDKIFEQVLSELEPLCLAEQDFISKFFKLQHVPTGEGHEVDGNLPSRQVAAGEHRHSMSSDKEVVRHMMNKIFQSIEIELNNLIALGDKMDSFHSLYMLVKMSHHVWTAENVDPASYLSTTLGNVLVTVKRNFDKCISTQIKQMEEVKISKKTKVGILPFVTGFEEFAELAETIFRSAERRGDLDKAYVKLIKAVYFNVEKVANESQKTPRDVVMMENFHHIFSTLSRLKISCLEAERREAKQKYTEHLQAYVINSLGQPLEKLNHFFEGVEARVAQGVREEEVGYQLAFNKQELRKVIKEYPGKEVKKGLDNLYKKVDKHLCEDENLLQVVWHSMQDEFICQYKHFQGLIDRCYPGSGITMDFTIQDILEYFSSIAQSH; from the exons ATGACCGCCATCAAGCATGCACTGCAGAGGGACATCTTCACTCCCAATGATGAACGATTGCTGGGGATTGTGAACGtctgcaaagcagggaagaagaagaagaactgCTTCCTGTGTGCAACAG tgaCCACAGAGCGACCAGTGCAGGTGAAGGTGGTGAAAGTGAAGAAGTCTGATAAAGGGGACTTCTACAAACGTCAGGTGGCATGGGAGCTGAGGGACCTGACGATGGTGGATGCCAAAGATGCCAACAAG GAAAATCCAGAGTTTGACCTTCATTTTGAGAAGGTCTACAAATGGGTGGCCAGCAGCACGGCTGAGAAGAACTCATTCATTTCTTGCATATGGAAACTCAACCAGAGGTACCTGAGAAAAAAGGTGGAGTTTGTGAACGTCAGCTCTCAGTTACTGGAAG AGCTTCCTAAAGCGGAAG AGTCTGTCCCCAGCGGAGAgagccagagtgtgacgggggGAGATGAAGACTCACTGGACGATTACCAGGAGCTGAACGCCCGTGAGGAGCAGGACATCGAGAGCATGATGGAAGTGTGTGAATATGCCATCTCCAACGCTGAAGCTTTCGCGGAGAAGCTGGCCAGCGAGCTGCAGGTTCTGGATGGG GCCAATATCCACTCAATCATGGCATCGGAGAAGCAGGTAAACATCTTGATGCAGCTGCTGGACGAGGCTCTGGCTGAGGTGGACACCATCGAGGGGAAGCTGAGCAGCTATGAGGAGATGCTGCAGAGCGTAAAGGACCAAATGGACCAAATCTCCCAGAGTAACCGTCTCATTCAGCTGAGCAACACCAACAACATGCGACTCCTGGAGGAGATCGATTTTTTGGTG AACTACATGGACCTGTCCAAGGGTCACATCCGTGCTCTTCAGGATGGAGACCTGTCTTCACCCAAGGGGATTGAAGCCTGTATCAATGCTTCAGAAGCTCTGTTGCAGTGCATGAACGTAGCACTCAGGCCAG GACATGATAGGCTGATggcggtgaagcagcagcaccagctcttTGCGGAGCTAAGAGATCATTTCGCACGCAGACTGACCAACCATCTGAACAACGTGTTTGTCCATCAG ttcAACCACTTCAGCCACTTCAGAATGACAATTCCTCAGTTCTATAGGGCCTCCTATTTGTCGCTTCCT gGTCATGACCAGACCTCAAGCCTTACCCAACACGCGGCCGAGCTCACGCTCCCCAAACACAACCCCCTGCACCGAGACCTGCTGCGCTACGCCAAGCTCATGGAGTGGCTGAAGGTCACCCAATGGGAGAAGTATGAAGGCCTGATGGCG ACTTACGTTGAATACATGGCAAGATTGTACGAACGAGAAATTAAAGATTTCTTCGAAGTGGCCAAGCTCAAAATGGTGGGCACAAGCAAGGAGGGGAAAAAGTTCG GCCTCCACGGCAGCTCAGGGAAACTCACTGGTTCCACCTCCAGCCTGAACAAGCTGGCGGTGCAGACCTCAAACAGCCGACGCTCGCAGTCTTCCTCGCTACTGGACATGGGCAACATGTCGGCCTCGGACCTGGATGTGGCCGACAGGACCAAGTTCGACAAG ATATTCGAGCAGGTCCTCAGTGAGTTGGAGCCCCTCTGTTTGGCAGAGCAGGATTTTATCAGCAAATTCTTCAAACTACAGCATGTCCCCACT GGCGAAGGCCACGAAGTGGATGGAAACCTGCCTTCGCGGCAGGTGGCAGCCGGAGAACACAGGCACTCTATGTCATCAGA TAAGGAAGTGGTGCGACATATGATGAACAAGATCTTTCAAAGCATAGAGATTGAGTTGAATAACCTCATTGCTCTTGGAGACAAGATGGACAGCTTCCACTCGCTCTACATGCTGGTGAAGATGAGTCATCACGTGTGGACAGCAGAGAACGTGGACCCTGCATCCTACCTGAGCACCACCCTTGGCAATGTTCTTGTTACCGTGAAGAGGAACTTTGACAAATGCATT TCAACTCAGATAAagcagatggaggaggtgaAGATCTCCAAGAAGACCAAGGTGGGCATCCTGCCCTTCGTCACAGGGTTTGAGGAGTTCGCTGAGTTGGCCGAGACGATCTTCCGCAGTGCAGAGCGCCGTGGGGACCTGGATAAGGCTTATGTGAAGCTCATCAAGGCCGTGTATTTCAATG TGGAGAAGGTAGCGAACGAAAGTCAGAAGACGCCTAGAGATGTGGTGATGATGGAGAACTTCCACCACATCTTCTCGACACTGTCCCGACTAAAGATCTCCTGCCTGGAGGCAGAGAGGCGGGAGGCTAAACAGAAGTATACGGAGCATCTGCAAGCCTACGTCATCAACTCCCTGGGACAGCCGCTAGAGAAACTCAAT CATTTCTTTGAGGGTGTGGAAGCTCGAGTGGCCCAGGGGGTACGTGAGGAGGAAGTAGGCTACCAGCTGGCCTTCAACAAGCAGGAGCTGCGCAAGGTCATCAAGGAGTACCCTGGCAAGGAGGTGAAGAAGGGCCTGGACAACCTGTACAAGAAGGTGGACAAACATCTGTGTGAGGATGAGAACCTGTTACAG GTGGTGTGGCACTCCATGCAGGATGAGTTCATCTGTCAGTATAAGCACTTTCAGGGCCTGATTGACCGCTGCTACCCAGGCTCTGGAATCACCATGGATTTCACCATTCAGGACATACTGGAGTACTTCTCCAGCATCGCCCAGTCACACTGA